Below is a genomic region from Triticum dicoccoides isolate Atlit2015 ecotype Zavitan chromosome 5A, WEW_v2.0, whole genome shotgun sequence.
ctgaatcaagtgattattatacctagacattttgagtatatgctcactgacagaactgttctcctccatcttgcaactatagaacttattggagacttcatatctctcaatccgggcatttgcttgaaatattaacttcaactcctggaacatctcatatgctccatgacgttcaaaacgtcgttgaagtcccgattctaagccgtaaagcatggcacactgaactatcgagtagtcatcagctttgctctgccagacgttcataacatctggtgttgctccagcggcaggcctggcacccagcggtgcttccaggacgtaattcttctgagcagcaatgaggataatcctcaagttacggacccagtccgtgtaattgctaccatcacctttcaactttgctttctcaaggaacgcattaaaattcaacggaacaacagcacgagccatctatctacaatcaacataaacaagcaagatactatcaggtactaagttcatgataagtttaagttcaattaatcaaattacttaagaactctcacttagatagacatccctctaatcctctaagtgatcacgcgatccaaatcaactaaaccataactgatcatcacgtgagatggagtggttttcaatggtgaacatcgctatgttgatcatatctactatatgattcacgctcgacctttcggtctccgtgttcccaggccatatctgcatatgctaggctcgtcaagtttaacctgagtattctgcgtgtgcaaaaactggcttgcacccgttgtagatggacgtagagcttatcacacccgatcatcacgtggtgtctgggcacgacgaactttgacaacggtgcatactcagggagaacacttcttgataatttagtgagagatcatcttataatgctaccgtcaatcaaagcaagataagatgcataaaaagataaacatcacatgcaatcaatataagtgatatgatatggccatcatcatcttgtgcttatgatctccatctccgaagcaccgtcatgatcaccatcgtcaccggtgcgacaccttgatctccatcgtagcatcgttgtcgtctcgccaatcttatgcttccacgactatcgctaccgcttagtgataaagtaaagcattacatcgcgattgcattgcatacaataaagcgacaaccatatggctcctgccagttgccgataactcggttacaaaacatgatcatctcatacaataaaattcatcatcatgccttgaccatatcacatcataacatgccctgcaaaaacaagttagacgtcctctactttgttgttgcaagttttacgtggctgctacgggctttaagaaagaaccaatctcacctatgcatcaaaatcacaacgatagtttgtcaatttgactcctttttaaccttcgcaaggaccgggcgtagccatactcggttcaactaaagttggagagacagtcacccgcaagccacctatgtgcaaagcacgtcggggaaaccggtctcgcgtaagcgtacgcgtaatgttggtccgggtcgtctcgtcaaacaataccgctgaaccaaagtatgacatgctggtaggcagtatgacttatatcgcccacaactcacttgtgttctactcgtgcatataacattaacatataaaacctggctcggatgccactgttggggaacgtagtaatttcaaaaaatttcctacgcacacgcaagatcatgatgatgcacagcaacgagaggggagagtgttgtctacgtacccatgcagaccgactgcggaagcattgacacaacatagaggaagtagtcgtacgtcttctcgatccgaccgatccaagcaccgttactccggcacctccgagttcttagcacacgtacaactcgatgacaatccccgggctccgatccagcaaagcgtcggggaggagttccgtcagcacgactgcgtggtgacgatcttgatgttctaccgtcgcagggcttcgcctaagcaccgctacaatatgatcgaggtggaatatggtggcagggggcaccgcacacggctaaggaacgatctcaaggatcaacttgtgtgtcctagggttccccctgcctccgtatataaaggagccaagggggagggggcggccggccaaggagggcgcgccaagggagNNNNNNNNNNNNNNNNNNNNNNNNNNNNNNNNNNNNNNNNNNNNNNNNNNNNNNNNNNNNNNNNNNNNNNNNNNNNNNNNNNNNNNNNNNNNNNNNNNNNNNNNNNNNNNNNNNNNNNNNNNNNNNNNNNNNNNNNNNNNNNNNNNNNNNNNNNNNNNNNNNNNNNNNNNNNNNNNNNNNNNNNNNNNNNNNNNNNNNNNNNNNNNNNNNNNNNNNNNNNNNNNNNNNNNNNNNNNNNNNNNNNNNNNNNNNNNNNNNNNNNNNNNNNNNNNNNNNNNNcctagttggaataggattcctcgaggggggaaagagagagagggggggccggccacctctccttgtcctaataggaccaggggaggggggaggcgcgcggcccaccttgggctgcccctttctcctttccacttaaagcccactaaggcccatatagctccccgggggttccggtaacctcccggtactccggtaaaatcccgatttcacccggaacacttccgatatccaaacataggcttccaatatatcattctttatgtctcgaccatttcgagactcctcgtcatgtccatgatcacacccgggactccgaacaatcttcggtacatcaaaatgcataaactcataataactgtcatcgtaacgttaagcgtgcggaccctacggttcgagaacaatgtagacatgaccgagacacgtctccggtcaataaccaatagcgggacctggatgcccatattggctcctacatattctacgaagatctttatcggtcagaccgcataacaacatacggtgttccctttgtcatcggtatgttacttgcccgagattcgatcgtcggtatccaatacctagttcaatctcgttaccgacaagtctctttactcgttccgttatacatcatcccgcaactaactcattagttgcaatgcttgcaaggcttatgtgatgtgcattacctgagagggcccagagatacctctccgacaatcggagtgacaaatcctattctcgaaatacgccaacccaacatctaccattggagacacctgtagagctcctttataatcatccagttacgttgtgacgtttggtagcacacaaagtgttcctccggcaaacgggagttgcataatctcatagtcataggaacatgtataagtcatgaagaaagcaatagcaacatactaaatgatcgggtgctaagctaatggaatgggtcatgtcaatcagatcattcaactaatgatgtgacctcgttaatcaaataacaacactttgttcatggttaggaaacataaccatctttgattaacgagctagtcaagtagaggcatactagtgacactaagtttgtctatgtattcacacatgtattatgtttccggttaatacaattctagcatgaataataaacatttatcatgatataaggaaataaataataactttattattgcctctagggcatatttcctttagttctTCCTCCTCTAGTCATACTTGTAATCATGTATCACACACGACATCCATTATAAGACATATTATCGATCAATCTACCTTCATTATGTGTTCTATGATGTGTTCTTCGCGTGATCCGATCTCCACGCGTGAGTAGTCTGGTAAGGTATGGATCAAGGCAAGAGCCTTGCATCCCAATGTATTTGTTGGAGGGATCAATAGAAGTGCGCTGAATTAACGTCatgtatgtgtgaaataaaattggCCTATAGATGTCTCTTGTCTCGTTCGTGTTCTTCATCCTTGCATGGAGAACGAGCCACGGAGAGATTAAGGGTATGGAAATCGTGAAGTGTTATTCTGACCACCAGTGACAGAAAGGTTTAGTACAGTAACATGGATCCTATCTCTGGGAATTTAAGTGGTGTAGTCATTAAACGCCCAATATTTTTGTCTGATTATTGCCATCTTAATTATCGTGGCTGCCCTGCAAGACAGATAGGGCCTTCGATTGGACAACTGACTCTTGATGCAGGATGCATGCCGATCAAGACGCAATTTGGACACATCCTCCACTTCGGTTCGTACACATCTCGAGGGGTGACTTTCATAGCACAAATTAAGATTATATTTGGTCCCGTCACAAATATatggttgtaagcattaagacctcatgctcatgcctatttttattataagtgtttcaCTTCAGTTGTTTGATTTTGATCCGGTCAAAATCTGAAATTGTTTCTTTAATATAAGCTTGTTTGAAACCCTAGCTTAAAGGGCATCCTCCTCCAGTGGGTTCGATAACTCATGGCCACCTCTGGAGAaaaaggcaagaatcctttctgctCTATTTTTGGATCACAAAATGAAGTAATTAAGGCTGCAAGGACGCGTACGTGAGAGGTTGCAACCCACAACCCTGGATTTGGCCAACGACCTTGCTGCAACTAGTGGCGAGAACTCGTGTTGGGGACGGTGATGGCTGGGGATGCAAACGGTGGTGGCGGTGGATGCCACATCCATGGATGACAGGGACTTTGGTCTTCCATGCTACATCCATGGCCGACGGCAAGCTACTCATGCGTTCCAACAAGGGAGGCGAGAGATGCAGGCGTCGTTGGGGAATTTTTTTCCTGCCCAAGCGGATCAAGGCGGAGAGGTGGTTAAGATCGAAGGACATGGGCTGGCCTAATCTTCCGGCAGTGCGGCAACATGCCAAATTTTGGGCCGGTCGACCAAAGCATGTATGTGTTCCTGTTTGTTTTGAGTTACACATTGTTTTCCTTTGATAGACAAGGGACACCATGGGTTGTTGTTCTATAAAAAAAGGGACACATCAAAACTGTGTGTGTTGTGTGCACGATTAAAAAATGTTAGTACTTTTTTAGAAAAAAACCAGGAATTCAAAAATAAGTTTGTGATTTAAGAATGTTCTAAAAAATTCAAAATCTTGAAACTTAAAAATGTCTTTGGAACTAAAAAAAATCTCACAAATTTAATTTCGTTGCATATTGTGAAATCATTTAAAAATTGGTCAACATTATGTTGTAAAAATGTTCATCGCATATTTTATAATTGTTCAATAATTAAAGAATATGAAAAATGTTCACTAGTTTAATAATTGTTCGCAAATTCAAAACAAGTGCTCGAATATGAAAACAATGTTCAGGAGTTCGAAAATATACATGAATTCCAGAAATGTTCACATATACATAAAAATTCATGAGTTCAAATAAATGAGCATGGATTCAAAAAATGTCCGCAAGCTGAAAAATGTTTGGAAGTTAAAAAAATATTGGCGAATATGATGGACATGAACTACAACAAGTTGCAAGTCAATGATGAACACACAACAAAGATCGAACAAAAATGATTGCTTAAAGATTTTGTTAATGCTTTAGATTTTGGTGAAGCTATGCTAAATGTCTTGCTCTAGACACTAATCATATGATGAAGCTTTGTTACCTACACATATTTTTTATAGCTAATGCTTATAAAATTATGTTAATGCTTTAGATTTTAGTCAACATATTCTAATGGTGTTGTACTGGACACTAATCCGATGATGAAACTTTTTACATGCACATCCTTTTATAGATAATGCTTATAGAATTATGCCAATGCTTTAGATTTTGTCAGAGTATTCTAATGGTGTTGAAGAAATACTCAAATTCTTTAACTCATGCTACTAGAGATAGACACATCTTTTATGGCTTTAGATTACATATCTCACTTGATGTAGTAAAGACAAGTCAATTTTGTTCTGTACAATGTCACCAAAATGTCAAGGCGGTGATGAAATTATGTCTTAGTTGCACCGCACAAAAAGTTTTGAAGAGAAGTGGAAGGGTCAGGAGAAAACACTTGCTACTCTAGATGATAAAAGTTTGCCTTCAGGACTTGTATCTTCTTACTTCGGCCTATCAACTTCTTATCTGGAGGCAAGTATAATTATTCCAAGTAATCTTCATTTAGTTCTATCGTACTCATGTGTTACTATTATAAATCATAACTTGTTTGTTAATTTGTTTTTGATAGATTATATTTTAGTGGCACTGCGCCAAAAGACCTTAAATCACATGTCCTCCACCATGCGCCTGCACTACAGGAGAGATGGGTGAATTAGTCGGGACTAAGATGTAGCATGACCACATCACAATAAAGTTATATTTGTTGATCTTACAACTATGTTCAATATGTCAGTGTCAAAAAAATATCTATGTTCAATATGTTGGCTACAAAGTGTGTTCAACAAATGTACATGTTGgctaaatatatgattttgtataATGAAAAGTAAAGTGCTTGTGCAAATATATGATGCATGAGGTGTGCCTATATATTTTGTGTTATGTTTTTTTAATCAATTTCATTTCCTTGGTTGGCAACAACAGAAACAAGTGCCTGAAAACAATATTACTGGATATGTCAAGTAGTCTATGCTCGTAAGTCATTACTGACAGGCCAGGCGGCCGATCATCGCTGACCCTGAGGCACTGATGGTCTAGAAACTAGTCAGTGAAGATGTAATTTGGTCGGCTAGTGCTGTTCGGTTCTGTAGTAGTGAAACGAACTTAGAATGACTCGCAAATTTATATGTGACCCCTCTATACCGTAATGAGGCCACACAGAATAATTTATCAGAATTAGAGTTTGTTTACCTAGTGAACTTGAAAAATATCTCCATTCACTTAAATGAATAGGGTTGAACTATGAGAGATATCTAGGCCTGTGCTAAAATCATGAAATAATTTGGGTGACTCCCAAATACTATGAAAAGAATGTGTACAAGGTTTGGGATCAAGGGAAGCACCAACATATTGAAAGGAATACGGGTGCTTTAAATTCAAATAAGAGGAGGGCAATTTAATTAAATAGCATTTaacttttgaaaatcgttttaagaATTTTCTAGTGTAGCATTTGAGTTGTACAATGCAATTGTATGATGACATGATGATGAATGTATGCAAAATAATTATAATAGGGTTGCTCTCGGATGTTACAATCGCCTCACTAGTCTCCAATACTTTATGAAGCGTGCTTCATATGCATTATCAAGACTGCAATATGAAGACCAGGTGGAGTTGCTATAAGGAAGTATATACATCCAAGGGACCATGATTTGCACTTCCAAAAGGGGGAAGTTGTGATTGTACTACTAGAGTTTtcattttttggaaaaggaggtttAAACCCccgcctctgcatcaatcgatggaTGCAatcatctttattaattattcaataAAGGTTTGACAAGAACATACATCAAGCCATCCgaagccaccactcacacctacaaactcgatAATGTTGAGCGCTCTCACTCCCCATATCTAAAACTGGTGTCATCGTTGATCCATCCACATAACGTATCGGAACCTATAGCCGGTGCGACCAACCTAAAGCGTACACCACATGCATACGTTTTAGAAGCTGACATCATCATCGAACCACTGACCCATCTTTAGAAAAGTGATCCACATCATCCTTGCCAGTCCGGACATCCCGTCAATGCCACCACGACGTCCAACAGCACCACCTCCCTACGCGTAAACTGTTGAGCACGTCACGGTTGCCGCCGGTACACCACAGCACCATGCCGCCACGTACCACCCACCGACACATCTTGAAGTctctggaagatctgtcgtgcgtagcacctaccGAACAGGCATGGCACAacatagcacctgtcggtcaggcatgacttgacatctccaccgaaactCCGTACAagatgaagccgctccacctcctgcctctgtcttCCAATGCTGATCcataaacgatgctcccaagagagaaacgacattgcagtgccgccgtcatccgatctggaagaccagatcctagggtttcccccggagcagcacgagtgggtcgacaataattacatgacgatgccttcatcaaagtAGCGGCGCAGACCGCCACCATCGCCTGCCATCGGCTCGATTTTCAGAAGCAActatgtctccccaactcgcaACTGGGACTAGATGACGGCTCTTGAGATCCGACCACCCAGCTTCAAGCCGACCACCTCCGACGGAGGATATGACCACCACTGCCAAGCCCCGGGCGCCCGCATGATGCAGAACAAAGACCAGGAGCAGCACCGCGATCTGAAGCCTAACCGGAGGTTGAGCGGCTGCAGCATGGCCGCCGCTGCGGCTATAGCCTCGTCGCCACACCCCAGCCGTCGTTGTCCGCCATCACTGCCGAGATCGAGTTCGGATCCACCGCATCGATCTTGAGCCGCTCGCGTGCGAGGAGAAGGCCGCCGCTGCCGGCGGTGGCGCCCNNNNNNNNNNNNNNNNNNNNNNNNNNNNNNNNNNNNNNNNNNNNNNNNNNNNNNNNNNNNNNNNNNNNNNNNNNNNNNNNNNNNNNNNNNNNNNNNNNNNNNNNNNNNNNNNNNNNNNNNNNNNNNNNNNNNNNNNNNNNNNNNNNNNNNNNNNNNNNNNNNNNNNNNNNNNNNNNNNNNNNNNNNNNNNNNNNNNNNNNNNNNNNNNNNNNNNNNNNNNNNNNNNNNNNNNNNNNNNNNNNNNNNNNNNNNNNNNNNNNNNNNNNNNNNNNNNNNNNNNNNNNNNNNNNNNNNNNNNGAGCGGGGGTAGGGTTAGGCCCGACCACTAAGTGGGTAAAGCAGGAATTCTACAGTCTTCATATCTTTTTGCATCAGAATTCATGCAGGTAaacttctcttttttgtttctcccaaATGAAGAACATTTGAACTCGAAACTTTGCAAATCACCATCACACAAGTACTAGCATGTGCTGAAATGTTTTTCGAATATTTGGCACAACAATTTTTTAAATGGTACAACTCATTTGAAATTTAAAAATTTGATAATGTTATGTTTCATAAAAAAAAATTCGAAAACATGTTATACAAAGAGTGACACTTTTGCATAGTTGACCTGCAAGGTGAAATGTTATCTGATTTGAAAAAACGAAAAAGAGAAGTTTCAATATAAGGATAGCACAGATCTTGATGCAAACTGAATGGTCTAAAACTCTAGGTAGAAGGTGCCAAAAGCCCCAAAGACGAACCTTTCATTCCTATCATCTTAGGATTTTCTCCATTGCTCCACCTTTTTCCTTCTTTTCCTTCTTGTGTGCGTGGTTGCCGTAGAGCACGACGTTGATATTTCCATTTCCGTGCTCATCTTCTCGGAGATCATGGCATCCCCAGTTGCTAGCCGTTGCTGTCATGGTTTCTTATTCGGATGCAACCGGAAGTGCTGCCGGGGATTTCACGTACCGTACGTGCGATCAAATGTTCCTTTGTTGTTGGTTAGTCAGGCTTGACTTGAGTACAAGCCACTGAAGGCAGTCTCCTTAATATATTTttcacaacaacaacaaaaaaaatccTTCCTGTCTTGTTGGATCCAAGATAGTGCTACATGCATGAAGCACATGCGAGTTGCCGCCAAGAACAATTTAATTTCATTTGGTTCCTGCCGCCGCAAGGTTTacttagatctctctctctctctctctctctctctctcaagagaaaAAGGTGTAGCTGAGATTTCTCCAGCTTTGGGCAGGCACCCTGCCTAGCTCTCACATGCTTCTCCGTTTGATTAGGAATACTCCCTTTCCTTGCTAATTATGCAACCATGGATGCAttttttccccgcaaaaaaaattgGATGCATTCTTTTCACTTCTTTTCGGCACTCCCCGTTTTTTAAATCTGCAACTTCTTTCGAAACTTTTTGCTGGAACTCGATCTAGTCCATCAGGATATCAAATTATCAATCATGAGAGACGAGAGAGAAAGGTCAACTCGTCCATAACTTATCTCCACCATTTTGTAATTCTGTTCAAAACATCTGAATTCCATGTTAATTTGCAACTCTACATGACCAAATCTATTGTCCTTGTCCATCAACAACTGTAACCTTTTGCACTGTAAACGTAGCCTCCTTCTCCCTATGTGGTATGTGCCACTATTCACTTTTCATGCTTTCTATACTAGTTTCTCTGCACTTCTGTTCCTCACTTTTTTACTGCAATTGACCTTTTTCCTGTGAACCtttgcatgcatgcacgcatcaaaaAATGGAGTACAAATCATGAACATGGCATATTATTCATCAATTCACACCAGTCTCGGCTCTGAACATCGATGACTAATCAATCAGCATGCACTCATTTGTCATGATTAACTAATTAGCAGCAGCTTGGGATGAGGATCGGAATTCAGAACCCGGTCCTCCCCGAGCTCCATCAATGGCACACATCTAAGCAACagcaaaaagggaaagaaaagataaggaatacTCATGGCTACTTGCTTCTACAATGCAACACAAGCTACTAAGTAGTACAACGCGATCatgccatggccatggccatggcttggatggtgatgatgatatatatgatcAACGAGCTTCGAAGGAGTTGATTCGTTCATGTCATCCTGAGGCTGAGGTACTGGCACTGCACCAGCTGCCAGGGCGACTGGTGCTGCTTCATCGCCTCCGCCACGCCGAGGTCGAACGTCATGGCTCTCTGGCACGGCGGCGGTGCCGCCACCCCCGGGTAACCgccgtggagctcaaccccgaAGGCGCTCTCCGAGTACTCggccgacgacggcggcgacgacgaaaGGCTCGTGCCCCCGGAGCAGTCGGAAGCGAAGGGGGAGGAGAAGCCGCCGGCGCCGTCGTGTTTGGCCTGTCCTCTCTTGCTAACGTTGTTCTTGCGGGCGGTGCCGGAGCCGGTCCTCCTCCCTCCCACGGCGAGCGTCAGTTCCAGCTCAGCCCCGGTGCCGCagccgtcgtcgtcctcgtcgGCGGCGCCAACGATGTACTCGTCGGCGGGGAGCTGCAGGTTGAGCGCCCGGCGTGGCTGCTTGTTGCCGCGCCGCCGCGGCTGCCGGCGGGTGCTGAGGTCGGCCCCCATGAGCTGTGTCTGGATGCGGTACAGGCGGTGCAGCTCGTGAACCTGCGCAAGGTGATTAGCAACGCAAATGATTAGCAGTTCATAGCACGCAACAGTTTGCTATATCTGGTGAAGAAGAACCGAAGAAGATTAATTGCTACGTACCTGTTGCCTGAAGGTCTCCTCATGCTTGAGCATGGCCATCTTCATGACCTCCATGTCACATTGCCTCACAAACTTGCCCATCTCTCCTCAAACTCAAACTTGCTCTAAGCCTGCTGAAATGTGGAAGAACCTATAATTAAAATTTCAAAAACTTCTAAGCATCCATCTAAAGGAAGAAACTCTGGTCATGCTTGACAGCATGATTCATGATGGTGAACATCCTCTGACTCTTCCAGAGATGCAAACAGCATGTTTGACAAGTATTGCTCATGCAAACCACAGAGAAGTAACTGACCTGTAAATATAAGCCAAGAACTGTCCTCTCCCTTGTCTATCTAGCTAGCTCTCTTCAGCTCGCTCCTTCTACACTCAAACTTGCAAGGGACAAGCAAGATAGAACGGAGCAAAGACTAAAGATCAGGTGTTGATGCTGAAACTGGGAATGGAAGTTGCAGTTGCAGGGGAGGTGCTCATTTATAAACACAGCTGCTTGGCTGCCTCCAATGGCGAATGCCTGTCACTGGACACTAGGTAGACACATATTTTTGCTTTTGGCAGCCCACCTTTTTGGCATGCCAAGCAACAAGAGACCCAGTGGC
It encodes:
- the LOC119297042 gene encoding uncharacterized protein LOC119297042 translates to MGKFVRQCDMEVMKMAMLKHEETFRQQVHELHRLYRIQTQLMGADLSTRRQPRRRGNKQPRRALNLQLPADEYIVGAADEDDDGCGTGAELELTLAVGGRRTGSGTARKNNVSKRGQAKHDGAGGFSSPFASDCSGGTSLSSSPPSSAEYSESAFGVELHGGYPGVAAPPPCQRAMTFDLGVAEAMKQHQSPWQLVQCQYLSLRMT